The Skermanella rosea sequence GAACGACTCTACCGCTCCCATCCTTATCGGCCGCCGGAGACCGGCACCAGCGCGCCGCAGACATAGGACGACCGCTCCGACAGCAGCCAGACGATCGCCTGCGCCACCTCCTCGGCGGCGCCGACGCGCCCCTCCGGGACGCCGCCGACCAACCTTTCGAGCCGGCCGGGGATGCCGCTGGCGTCGTGGATCTCGGTGTCGATCAGGCCGGGATTGACGGCATTCACCCGGATGCCTTCCGGCCCCAGCTCCTTCGACAGGCCGATGGTCAGGCTGTCCACGGCGCCCTTGCTGGCGGCGTAGTGGACGAACTCGTTGGGGGAGCCCAGCGCCGCCGCGCGCGACGATACGTTGACGATCACGCCGCCCTGGCCGCCGCGGCTCCTGGCCATGCGCCGCGCCGCCTCGCGGGCGCACAGGAAGGGGCCGACGACGTTGATCGCCATCACGCTCTCGATCGTCTCCGCGGCCAGGTCGAGCAGCTTGCCCGCGGGGCCGGTGATGCCGGCATTGTTGACCAGCCCGGTCACGGGGCCGAGCTGGTCGTCCACGGCGGCGAACAGGCGCATCACGTCCTGCTCGCGCGCCATGTCGCCCTGCACGGCGATGGCCCGGACCCCGTGGGAACGGGCGTTGCCGGCGACCGCCTCGGCCTTGGCCTTGTCGCGCAGGTAGTTGACGCAGACGTCCCAGCCCGCCTGGGCGGCCAGGCGGACCGTCGCGGCGCCGATGCCGCGGCTGCCGCCGGTCACGACGAGAATTCCAGCCATCACCTTGTCTCCCCTATCAGTCTTCTTCTTGTTGGTCCCCGCAGGGTCCGGCCTTGCCGTCAGGGCAGGATGTAGGAGGTCTTCACCGTGGTGTAGAACTCCGCCGCGTAGCGACCCTGCTCGCGGGGGCCGTAGCTGGACGCCTTCCGGCCGCCGAACGGCACGTGGTAGTCGACGCCGGCGGTCGGCAGGTTGACCATCACCATGCCGGCCTGGGAGTTGGCGCGGAAATGGTTGGCGTGCTTCAGCGACGTGGTGGCGATGCCGGCCGACAGGCCGAACTGGGTGTCGTTGGCGACGTGCAGCGCCTCCTCGTAGTCCTTCACCCGGATCACCGTGCCGACCGGGCCGAAGATCTCCTCCCGGTTGACCCGCATGTCGTTGGTGGTCTCGGCGAACAGGCAGGGCGACATGTAGAAGCCCGGCGTGTCGCGGTTGAGGCGGTCGCCGCCGAACACCTTGCGGGCACCTTCCTCCTGGCCGATCGCGACGTATTTCAGGTTCTGGTCGAGCTGGCGCTGGTCGACCGCCGGACCCATCTGGGTCTCCGGCTTCAGAGCGTCGCCGACCACAAGCTTGGAGATCCGCTCGGCCACGGCATCGACGAAGCGGTCGTGGATGCCCTGGGTGACGACCATGCGGGACGATGCCGTGCAGCGCTGGCCGGTCTGGAAATAGGCGCCGTTGACCGCGATGGAGACGGCGGTGTCCAGGTCGGCGTCGTCGAGCACGACCAGCGGGTTCTTGCCGCCCATCTCCAGCTGGAACTTGATCATGCGCTCGACGGCCTGGGCCGCCACCTTGCGGCCGGTCGGCACCGATCCGGTGAAGCTCAGCGCGTCCACGCCGCCGATCAGCGCCGAGCCGATCTTCGATCCCGAGCCCATCACGAGGTTGAAGACGCCTTCCGGGATGCCGGCCCGCGAGATGATGTCGGCCAGCGCCCAGGCGCAGCCGGGGGTCAGCTCGGCCGGCTTCAGGACGACGCAGTTGCCGTATGCGAGGGCCGGGGCGATCTTCCAGGCGGGGATCGCGATCGGGAAGTTCCAGGGCGTGATCAGCCCGACCACGCCGATCGGCTCGCGGGTGATCTCGATCTCGACGCCGGGGCGGGTCGAGGCCAGCTTCTCGCCCTGGAGGCGCAACACCTCGCCGGCGAAGAACTTGAAGATATGGCCGGCGCGGGTCGCCTCGCCGACGCCGTCGGCCAGCGGCTTGCCTTCCTCGCGCGCGAGCAGCCGGCCCAGCTCGTCGCGCCGCTCCAGGATCTCGTTGCCGATCTTCTCCAGCATGTCGGCGCGGTTCTGGATCGGGGAGCGGGACCAGGCCGGGAAGGCGGCCCGGGCCGCCGCGACCGCCTGCTCGACCTGCTCCGCCGTCGCGGCGGCGTATTCCCCGACCACGTCGTCGGTGTTGGACGGATTGATGTTGCGGATGACGTCGGTGCTTTCGACCCAGTTCCCCGCGATGAGATTCCTGTTGATCGTCATGTCTGCCGAGTTCCCCTCTCGTCCTTGGTCGCCGCGTTGGTCGCGGCGCTGATCGTTGGCTGCCATGCTGGCAGGACCGAGCCGGTATGACCACCCGTAAATGCGCCTGGACGGGGAAGGTTCGCGCAAGGCTGATATGGCGTGCTGCCGCACCGCTATTCCGGGGAGCCGGCACCCAGGGGCTCCGCTCCGCCCGGCAGGTCCAGGGCGAAGCCCAGGAACCGGGTTGTCTGCGTCCTGCTGAAATTGTTGTCGCTGACGAGGACGAGGCTCTGGCGGCCATCCGGAAGCACCGGTCCCAGCGCCAGCCCTTCGACGTTGCCGAGCGGAAGTCCGAGCTTGGACAGGTCCAGCAGCAGTTCCTTGGCCGCCGGTACGGGAGCCGGCCGGCCGGCGAGGCCGTGGATGCCGGAGATATCGTCGGCATCGCCGATGCGCATCTCGAACAGCTTGATCGCGTGCTCCGCTCCCGTGCCGAAGGACCGTTCCAGCGCCAGCAGGGTGCCCTGGTCGTCGAGGGCGAGCAGTTCGACCAGGCCGCTGAGCGCGAATCCGCCGGCGGTCTTCGGCGCGGCGGCGATCGCCTCGGTCGGGTAGAGGTATTCCGCCTTCACTCGGCCGCTCGCGGTATCGAAGGCCAGGATCCGCACGGGACTTCCGCGGTCGAGGCTCGCTTCCGGGCCATCCTGGGCCAGCGCGTTCTCCGTGGCGGAATAGAGAGTGCGGCCGTCGGGCGTGAGGGTCAGGCTCTCGAAAGCGAGGTTGTTTCGGACACCCTGGGCGCCTTCCCCGTCGGGCAGGAACTTCGACGGCACCTCCAGCGACCGGAGCTGCCGGCCGTCCGGGCCGAACTCCGCCACGAAGGGCGGCACACGGTTGCCGGCGTCGCCTTCCGACGCGATGAACAGCGTTCCCCCGGCGCTCAGGGCGATGCCTTCGGGGTCCGCCGCGCCGTCCGGGAAGGGCCGCCCGTCCGGGGTGGTCAGGTTGACGGCCGCCGTGACGGCGACGTCGCCGTCGGCCAAGCGCCCGTCCGAGAGATCCAGGTCGAGCGTATGGAAGCGCGGCGCGCCGGTCTCGCCGCCGCGGCTGTCGGAGATGGCGTGGAACGATCCCGTCGCCGGGTTCCAGGCGAGGCCCGACAGCCCGCCGACCTCCGTACCCTCGAACCTGAAGCCGGCGGGAAGGGTCGCGACGCCCAGGAATTCGATCTCGGTTCCGTCGCGGAGCACCCGGGCCGCGATGCCGGGATGGTCGGTGAAGAAGCCGTCCGCGCCGAGCTCGGCCAGCAGCCTGACCTGTTCGGGCAGGGTCAGCGCCGTGCCGTCCGGCTCCAGCGGAAGGAAATTCTCCTCCGCGCGCAGGGTATAGGGATGGACCAGCAGGCCGGCCTCGTGGGCATCCCGGATCAACGGCCGGATCTCCCCGGTCAGGCGGGAGACGACCCGGGCGGCGCCGTCGCCGTCCGCATCCACCGGCCGGTCGAGCCTTTCCCGCAGGAGGATGCTGTCGATCCAGGGGCCGATGCCTTCGGCATACCGGGCGGAGATGTGCTTCAGGACGTCGGGCGCGACGAGATCGCCGTAGCCGGTCTGCCGGCCGATCGCGATCGGAAACCCGTCGTAGACCGACATGTCGGCGCCGCGTGCCGCGTTGTCCGGATCGGCGTTGAAGGCGATGTCATAAGGTGCCGAGAAACCGCCGGACCCGCGGAGGCTGCCGAGCAGCTGGACCAGCGGCAGGTCGATGCCGGCGGCCGGCATGGTCTTGTCCTGGAGTTCGATCAGGTTGGCGACTTCGAAGCTCTGGATGAAGACCCGGGATGGATCGGTGAAATCCTGCTCGGCCAGGGTCCGGACCAGGGTGCCGCCCAGGTCGGCCCGGATCGACGAGCCGCCGTCGATGACATCGAGCTGCCCGTTGCGGTTGGCGTCCTCCCCGGGGTCCAGGATGCCGTCGCCGTCCCGGTCCTCGTTCTGGCGGGTGCCTTCCAGGGCGTGGTAGGTGGGGTGCTTGGTTTCCGCATATATCCCGACCTTGCGGCCGGTCTCGGCTTCCACCTGTTTGACGAGCCGGACGATCTCCTCCAGCGTCGGGATCTCGAACCGGCCGTCATAGGCCGCGTTGTCCGGCCGGATCGCGGGGATGCGCTCCCGCGCGCCCAGCTGCTTGATCTCGGCCAGCGAGAAATCCTCGCTGAACCATCCGGCCACCGCCTCGCCGTCCATCAGCTTGATGGCGAACCGGTCGGCGAAGTCGGGCCTGCCGTCGCCATCGCCGTCGAATTCGGCGACGTCGGTGGTTCGCTGGGTGACGACGGGACGGCCGTCGGCGCCGAACAGGATGTTGCCGTCCGCATCGAGGCGGACCTGCGCCAGCAGGTTCTCGTGACGGGCGATCAGGACGCCGTCCCGCGTCGTCACCAGGTCGGGTTCGATGAAGTCGGCGCCCAGTTCGATGGCGAGACGATATGCCTCAAGCGTGTGCTCCGGGCGGGAGCCGCTCGCTCCCCGGTGGCCGATGACGATGGGGGTTGCGGCGATCTGCGTCCCCTGGCCCTGCATCATGGTCTCCTCCGTCCCGGCCCGGTCTGGCGCCGATGGGAGAACAGGTGGGGGTGCCGTGTCGATCGGTCGCATGAAATTTCCATGTCAGGCACAGCGAACGGGCGGCCCGGCGGTTGGCATAGTCGAGGAAACCACGGGACGGCGGAGCCATGCTGAGCAAACTGCGTGAACTGATCGGGCGGATGGGCCGGGCCATGCGAGAGCGCGCCCATGTCATGTCGGAACTGGAGAAATCGGAAGGCGACCTGGACAGGAGCCTGCGCCGGTACGGCAAACCGCCGCGTCGCCGCGGATCGGACGAGGACTCGTGACGCCCAGCCCGCCGCCGGTACTCAAGCGGACGTTGGAATGGTATGGATTTCGATGAACTTTCGGTCGGTTACCGAAGCATCTTCGATGAAACGGCAGGATCAACGTCAAATAGAACGACTATCTGCGATGTTCTATGAAGAATATTCACGCAAAGTCGAAGCATTGTCAAATTTGTCCTAAAGATGTAATTAACTGGTCACGGGTATCTTTTGGAGGTCTACTTTTGAGGTGCCTCCATGTCCAGCGCTCCCGTTCTTTGGTCTGCCCCAATCCTTAAGTTGAATCACACGGTCATCGATCTGAGCAAGACCGGAGCGAGAACCTCGTGGGAGTTCTCGAGTGATGAAGACGTCCTGTTCATCGCGTCCGATGAAGTCAGGACCCTCGATCGGCTTCAGACGAAAGGTGGAAACAACATCGTCGTGATCGGCGGCAAGTTCGAGCCGAACGATCACACGACGGCGGTCGCCACCCTGAACTTCACCCATGTTTCCGGATCGGTCTATGTGGAAGGCGTCCATATCGACCATCAGTATGCCGGCGAGAAGGACGCCATCTCCGTCTACAGCGCGGAAGGCAAGCAGGCCAACTTCACCCTGCAGAACTCGCTGATCGAGAACGTCAAGGGCAGCTACTACGGCATCCACGGCGATGTCTTCCAACCCCAGGGGCCGATCGGCGACATCAAGTTCTACAACGTCACGGCGTCCACGACTTACCAGGGCCTGTTCCTGCAGCCCAGGGATCCGATCAAGTCGGTCGAACTCGAGAACGTGGAGATCCGGAAGCTGCCGGGCGGCGACACAAAGTCCTGGTTGTATTACTTCTCCCAGCCCGGCGACCACTTGTATCCGGTCTCGCTCAAGAACGTCTACGTCACCGAGCAGCCGGGCCAGCGGGCCGAGTACAACTCCGTCTACCCTCCGATCGGGCTGGGCGGCGCGGTCCGCTCCGGGGACACGATCACCTTTCCCAATCTTCCCTATTCCGGGTCCATGAAGGTCGGAACCGCGGGGTTCGTCTCGGCGGACAAGGTCGGCCTCGGCTATGAGGCGAGCGGCCTCCCGGCTTCCGGCGCCTTCCGCGGAACCGCCGGCGACGACGTGTTCCAGGGCGGCTCCGGGACCGATACCCTCGACTACGGCTGGGTCCCGTCCGCGGTCGTGGTCGACCTGGTGCTCGGCAAGTCGAGCGGCGGGGGCGGCAACGACCGGTTCAGCGGCATCGACAATGTCAAGGGCTCCGCCCATGCGGATCGGATCGTCGGCAATTCCGGAGGCAACGTGCTGGCGGGCGGGGC is a genomic window containing:
- a CDS encoding SDR family oxidoreductase, producing MAGILVVTGGSRGIGAATVRLAAQAGWDVCVNYLRDKAKAEAVAGNARSHGVRAIAVQGDMAREQDVMRLFAAVDDQLGPVTGLVNNAGITGPAGKLLDLAAETIESVMAINVVGPFLCAREAARRMARSRGGQGGVIVNVSSRAAALGSPNEFVHYAASKGAVDSLTIGLSKELGPEGIRVNAVNPGLIDTEIHDASGIPGRLERLVGGVPEGRVGAAEEVAQAIVWLLSERSSYVCGALVPVSGGR
- a CDS encoding aldehyde dehydrogenase family protein; translation: MTINRNLIAGNWVESTDVIRNINPSNTDDVVGEYAAATAEQVEQAVAAARAAFPAWSRSPIQNRADMLEKIGNEILERRDELGRLLAREEGKPLADGVGEATRAGHIFKFFAGEVLRLQGEKLASTRPGVEIEITREPIGVVGLITPWNFPIAIPAWKIAPALAYGNCVVLKPAELTPGCAWALADIISRAGIPEGVFNLVMGSGSKIGSALIGGVDALSFTGSVPTGRKVAAQAVERMIKFQLEMGGKNPLVVLDDADLDTAVSIAVNGAYFQTGQRCTASSRMVVTQGIHDRFVDAVAERISKLVVGDALKPETQMGPAVDQRQLDQNLKYVAIGQEEGARKVFGGDRLNRDTPGFYMSPCLFAETTNDMRVNREEIFGPVGTVIRVKDYEEALHVANDTQFGLSAGIATTSLKHANHFRANSQAGMVMVNLPTAGVDYHVPFGGRKASSYGPREQGRYAAEFYTTVKTSYILP
- a CDS encoding esterase-like activity of phytase family protein, whose product is MMQGQGTQIAATPIVIGHRGASGSRPEHTLEAYRLAIELGADFIEPDLVTTRDGVLIARHENLLAQVRLDADGNILFGADGRPVVTQRTTDVAEFDGDGDGRPDFADRFAIKLMDGEAVAGWFSEDFSLAEIKQLGARERIPAIRPDNAAYDGRFEIPTLEEIVRLVKQVEAETGRKVGIYAETKHPTYHALEGTRQNEDRDGDGILDPGEDANRNGQLDVIDGGSSIRADLGGTLVRTLAEQDFTDPSRVFIQSFEVANLIELQDKTMPAAGIDLPLVQLLGSLRGSGGFSAPYDIAFNADPDNAARGADMSVYDGFPIAIGRQTGYGDLVAPDVLKHISARYAEGIGPWIDSILLRERLDRPVDADGDGAARVVSRLTGEIRPLIRDAHEAGLLVHPYTLRAEENFLPLEPDGTALTLPEQVRLLAELGADGFFTDHPGIAARVLRDGTEIEFLGVATLPAGFRFEGTEVGGLSGLAWNPATGSFHAISDSRGGETGAPRFHTLDLDLSDGRLADGDVAVTAAVNLTTPDGRPFPDGAADPEGIALSAGGTLFIASEGDAGNRVPPFVAEFGPDGRQLRSLEVPSKFLPDGEGAQGVRNNLAFESLTLTPDGRTLYSATENALAQDGPEASLDRGSPVRILAFDTASGRVKAEYLYPTEAIAAAPKTAGGFALSGLVELLALDDQGTLLALERSFGTGAEHAIKLFEMRIGDADDISGIHGLAGRPAPVPAAKELLLDLSKLGLPLGNVEGLALGPVLPDGRQSLVLVSDNNFSRTQTTRFLGFALDLPGGAEPLGAGSPE